The following coding sequences lie in one Crassostrea angulata isolate pt1a10 chromosome 10, ASM2561291v2, whole genome shotgun sequence genomic window:
- the LOC128166407 gene encoding sterile alpha motif domain-containing protein 15-like: protein MSTMESAIEDLKDDSVPPCLYWSVDKVAEWIEKIGFPNYKSCITSNRIDGRKLITLEASQLPNIGITDFKHIKTISKAVRELLFIEEPDWKRSISLPPRENLGMYLERKGHNGKNLDGLTYKSFLLNLKDSKWQPPLANHCLILPRS, encoded by the exons ATGTCGACGATGGAAAGTGCAATAGAGGATTTAAAGGACGACAGCGTCCCACCCTGTTTATACTGGTCCGTGGATAAAGTGGCGGAATGGATAGAAAAAATAGGATTTCCAAACTACAAA tCTTGCATCACCAGTAATCGCATTGACGGGAGGAAACTTATTACCCTGGAGGCCTCACAGCTGCCAAATATCGGCATCACAGACTTTAAACACATCAAG acAATTTCTAAAGCTGTGAGAGAACTGCTGTTCATAGAAGAACCGGACTGGAAGAGAAGCATATCACTGCCTCCCCGGGAGAATCTGG GTATGTATCTAGAGAggaagggccacaatgggaagAATCTTGATGGACTAACTTACAAATCCTTCCTGTTGAACTTAAAAGATTCCAAGTGGCAGCCTCCGCTGGCCAATCACTGCTTGATTCTGCCTCGGTCATAA